DNA sequence from the Sulfurimonas sediminis genome:
CGTTCTTCTATGGGATACTGCGGAAGCGAAAGCATTGAAGCTTTCTGGGACAAGGCAGAATTTGTTGAAATAACATCAGCAGGACTCAAAGAGTCTCATGTCCATGATGTCATCATTACGCAAGAGGCACCGAACTATCACGTATAATTAAATTTTAAATACATATAAGTGCCTGACAAGAATACCTTCCTCCTCCAATGCCATTAAGTTAAGCATTTTTTTGGAACGCGGACTTCAGTCCGGGCTGAGAGTGACAAGAGTATTGCAACAGCCGGCACTGAAGTATCGGTTCCGAAAAAGCATTAATTTTCTTAACTTAATGGCAGTGACCTCCTCCCCACTTTGTAAATCTTTTGTCAATAAACTACTACCAAATACTTGATAATCTACTGTTATACTTTTAAAATAATAGGAGGTGCTACTTGAAAAAGATACTACTAACATTTGGAATTTTAAGTATAACGCTTTATGCAAATCCAATAAATAGCTACATGGAGACTTTAAAAGTTCAAGCAAAAAAAGAGAACCAAAACTTCAGTGACTTTAGTGCTGTAAGAGGCAAAGAGATATTTTTCAAAGAACTGATTGGTAAAAGAGAAAAAAAGGTCTCTTGTGCAAGTTGTCATACAAATGACTTAACGAAAACAGGTGAAAACATCTTTACAGGGAAAAAAATAAAACCACTCTCACCAAAAGTAAATCCAAAGAGATTTACAAATGTAAAAAAGGTCAAAAAGTGGCTTAGAAGAAACTTTAAAGATGTTTACAAAAGAGAAGGAACAGCCCTTGAAAAAGGTGATGTATTATATTTTATGATGGGAGTTCAAAAATGAAAAAGATAGTAATTTTAATGATTTGCAATGGTTTAGTTTTTGCCGGCGGAATGGCTTATAATCAAGTGACGGATTTTAGGGAAAAGAAAAGCAACTCAAAAGAAAAAGCTTTATATATAAATGAGTGTGGTTCATGTCATATGCCATATCAACCACAGTTTTTACCTAAAAAATCCTGGATAAAGATGATGAAAAATCTTGATAATCACTTTAAAACCGACGCAACAGTTGAGCCGGAAGATTATAAAAATTTAAAAGATTTTTTACTTAAAAATGCTTCGGACAGCAAAGAGAGCAAAAGAGTTGGTAAATATTACAGGAAAATAGCAAATTCTATACCTAAACACAAAACTCTTTTAAGAATAAGTAACGCACCCTATTTTCAAAAAGAGCATAGAGAATTTCCTAAAAAATACATAACGCAAAAAGAGGTTAAATCTATTGCAAATTGTATTGCTTGTCATAAAGATGCAGAAAAAGGAACATATCAAGAGAGAAGTATATTTATACCAAACTATGGCAGATGGGATGATTAAAGATGAAAGCATATATTTGGCCTCTTCCAAACAGAGTTTTTCATACACTGATAGTTCTTTTTGTTGCTATATCATGGATAACAAGCGAGTGGGATAACTATTTAGATATACATGCAATTTTTGGCATAGCTGTAGGGTTATTGATTTTGTTTAGAATTGTTTGGGGCTTTATTGGACCAGAGTATTCGAAATTTTCTACTTGGCCTTTGCATATAGACGAGTTATGGGAATTTGCTAAAAACTTTTTAAATCCAAAAAAGTATGCGGGACATAATCCGGCTGCTTCTTTTGTGCTGCTTTCTATCTTAGTGGTTGGAATACTAGTAGTGTTGAGTGGGCTGTTGGCTTATGGAGTACAGGAAGGAAAAGGTCTTTTTAGTTTTTTACATGACACCTTTTTCCAAAAAATGGAAGTTTTTGAAGAGTTGCATGAATTTATAACAAATATATTTTTCTTGCTTATTTTTGCTCATCTATCAGGAGTAATGATAGATAGACTCTTACATCCAAAAACGCAAACTCTTAAATCTATTGTTACAGGCTACAAAAGTATTGAAGCAACAAGTGTGAGATTAAACAGCTTGCAAAAATTATTTGCATCTCTCTTTTTTATAGGATTGTCTATATTCTTTTCATATAGCATAAGTGGACAAAATATCTTTATAAAAAGCAAATATAAAGAGATAGAATATGAAAAACACTCTGCTATTTTTGTAGAAGAGTGTGCTGCTTGTCATACGCTTTATCCCCCTTTTTTACTGCCTAAGAGTTCTTGGAAACAGCTTATGAAGCAAAAAGAACTTGAAAATCACTTTGGTGATGATGCTTCTTTGAATGAGGAGGATAGAATTTCTATTTTAAACTTTTTAGTAAAAAACAGCGCAGAATTTTCTACAAAAGAGAGTGCAAACTATATTTTAAATTCACTAAAAGAGAAAAAAAAGTATATAATAGCAATAACTGATACACCTTATTGGAAAAAAAGACATAAAAATATAGATAAAAACATATTTTCAAGTAAAGAAGTAAAAAGTAAGGCAAATTGTAAAGCATGCCATACAAAAGTAGAAAGAGGTCTTTTAGAAGATAATCAGATAAAAATACCTAATGGAGCTTAGATGAGAATTATTCTTATTTTTTTAATGATATTTAACTTTGCTTTTGCAGATCACAATGATAAATATGAAAATAAAGAGCATTTTTTTAAAGACTTATCATATTTACACCTAAAAAACGATCAAAAAAAATACATACAAGTTATTTTAATTAATGCCAAGAAGAGATTAAAAAATATGAAAAAACTAGAAAACAGTACCAATAAAACTCTTAAAAAACTTTTCTTAGAAGATGATTTTGATGAAGAAGAAGCTTCAAGAGTTTTAAATATCTATGAAGCAGAAGAAGTAAAACTTCATATAGATACATTGAAAAAAATTCATAAAATTCTAAATAATGAGCAAAGAAGACAATTTAGCAGATATCTTAAGGAGTGGGAGTTTGAGTAAAAATATAATGCTAATAGAAGATGATAAAAAGATGCAAGAGTTAATACAAGAGTATTTAGAAAATTTTGGATTTAATCTGTCTGTGTTTGGAGAACCAAAAGAGGCTTTAGATGAACTTTTTTCAAAACAAAGTTTTTATGATTTGGTTGTTTTAGATTTAATGCTTCCAAATATGGATGGCTTTGATGTATGTAAGATTATAAAAAACACAGTTGATATACCCATAATAATATCAAGCGCAAGAGGTGATATAGGAAATAAAATCTACGGATATGAGCTTGGCGCAGATGATTATTTGGCCAAACCTTATAATCCAAGAGAACTTGTATTAAAAGTAGAAACACTCCTAAAAAGATATAAAAAGTCAAACAGTTTTAAAATAAACAACCTAACAATAGATGAAATCAACAGAACAGTAAAAATTAAAGATTATAAGGTTGATTTAACAAAAGCAGAATTTGATATTTTACTTTTCTTAATAAAACATACAAATTCAATTTGCTCAAGAGAGCAGATAGCCACAGCTATCGGATTGCCAATCGATACAAAAAAAAGAGTTATTGATATGCATATCTCTAACATTAGATATAAGATTGGAGATGATGCTAAAAATCCAGAGTTTATTAAATCTATTTGGGGTATGGGATACAAGTTTGTATCATGAATATTCAAAAAAAACTTTTTATATTTTTTGCTTTTAACGGAGTCTTGTTTCTGGCAATATCATCGTTCCTCTATCTTCAAAACAATAAAAAGCAAGAGCTTTTAATCGATAAAATCTACCTCAATAGCGCAAACACTATTTTAAAATATATTACTAAAGAACAAAATACTCAATTAAAAAACTATTTATTATCACAAAATCTTCAAGAGATAAAAAATTTAAAAAATTATAAAGTCACATATTCTAAAGATTTAGTTTTATCCAAATTAGCAATTGTCAAAAAAGAGAATACAAAATATTTAATAGTTGAATATCTTGATGAAAAAAGAATCTTTTTTAGTAAACTTTATCAAAAATTTAAAAAAGAGAACTATATTTTATTAGTATTTTTTTTAATAATTTTTATATTGAACATTACTCTTTTTATTTTAATCAACAGACTATTTAAACCTATAAAACTCTTAACCCAAAGGATGCTTGATTTTGTATCTTTAAGTAAAAATACAAGTAACTTCGATGAAATACAAGAGTTAAATATCGCTTTTTCAATTATGACACAGAAAATCAATACTCTACTTATGCAACATAAAGACCTCTTAAGAGATATGGGACATGAATTAAAAACACCTATAGCAAGAGGAAAATTTATAATTCAAAAAATAGAACAAGAGAATTTAAAAGTTGAACTCAATGCTGTTTTTAACGAATTAAACAGCTTAACTTCAACTATTTTAAATACACAACTATTATCAAAAGAGAATATGAAAATATCAAATTTTGATATTGACTCCATTTTACTAGAATCACTTCAAAGAGTTGGAGCGAGTGAAGATGAAGTTGAAATTCAAAAAAGAAATGAACTCAATTTTCAAGCTGATTTTTCTTATCTTATCCTTGCATTTAAAAACTTAATTGAAAATGGCTTGAAATATAAAATCAATGATAAGCTATACATAATCATAAAAGAAGATAGAATTATATTTAAAAATAGAGCAAAAAGATTAAAAAAAGAGTTTGAGTACTATTTAAAACCATTTTCACAAGAGGATAAAAACTCAGAGGGGTTTGGGATAGGACTTAGCTTGGTTCAAAAAATTGCTACACTACATAATTTTCAGTTAAACTATTACTATAAAAATGATTTTATACATTTTGAGATGATAGTAAAAAAGAGTATGAAAAGTGCTAAAAGAGAATAAAAAGAGTGTTACATTAGTATTAAGTAAGCGTTCTTACGCTATCTTTAGGGTATGAAAAAAAATATTAGATATGCAGGATTTTGGATACGCTTTTTTGCCTCGTTTTTCGATACGCTCTTTTTGGCTCTGCCTGTAGGTATCATTATTTATTTTGTAAGTGATGGCAACTGGTTTGATTTTTCCCAGTACCAACACAATATTCAAATGGCAATGAATGGGAATATGCATGCTCTTGACCAACAACCGCATACCTCTTTAACATGGGAATTTGTTTTTGAGATTTCAGTGTTGCTTGTGACAATTCTTTTTTGGGAAAAGTGGCACGGAGCTACCCCTGGAAAAAAATTTCTACATGTAAAGATAGTCGATGCCTTTACATGTAAAGATATAAACAACAAACAGGCGATTACACGTTCTTTGGCCTATATCCCCTCATTACTGTTGTTCGGACTCGGCTTTTTGATGGTGGCTTTTCGAAAAGACAAAAGAGGACTGCATGATTTGATTGCCGGAACCATTGTAATCTATGAGGAAGAAGCTACTCCTCACTCATAAAAAAACTCTCGACTGAGATGTTTTTAAAAGCGGCATTGAGTGAAGTAAAAAGCTGAGGATGTTCTTTTTCCATTGATGCGAGCATCTCTTTCATCTGTGCTCTAGCATAAGGCATTTTGACATCAAAACGCATAGCAGGACAGGCTTCATCACCTATGGCTTCTATGCCGTTGTCTTGTACAAAAGCACGCAGCTGACGTTCACGCATCTGAATCAAAGGACGAATCACAACAAGTCCGTTTTGGGCTGTATATTTCGGAGCAAGACTGCGCATCTGTCCATTGTAAATAAAGTTCATAAAAAAACTCTCTGCCGCATCATCCATATGATGTCCAAGGGCAACTTTGTTACATCCCAACTCCTTGGCAACACTGTAAAGATACCCTCGCCGCATACGGGAAAAAAAGCTGCAAAATGAAGAGTTTTTGCGAATTTTTTCTTTTGCCAAATCATAAGTCTGGGTCTCTTTTACTATATGTTTTATACCATGTTCCCTGCAATGTGCGGAGAGTTTTTCAAAATTTTCACCCATCCCGTAGCTTACGGTAACGGCAATAAATTCAAAATCAAAAGGAGCCCGACGCTGCTGCTCTTTCATCGCATGAATCATTGTCAGAGAGTCTTTGCCTCCGCTGAGTCCGACAAGAATTTTATCCCCCTCTTCTATCAAGGCAAACTCGGCATTTGTTTTACCGAGCTTTGACATAATTTTTTTGGAAAGTTTAACCGACAAGTTTATCAACCATTTTCATAATAAATTCAGCAGACTCTACAGCACTCGTCTCTAAAAACTCATCAAAAGAAAAACTTGCATCCATGTCTGCCGCATCACTTATTGCACGAAGAATAAAAAAGGGCACATCCAAAGCATCACATACAACAGCAACACTTGCCCCCTCCATTTCCAGTGCATCTGCATGAAACGTCTCTCCAATCCAGTTTTTTCTTTTCTCATCGGCTACAAACTGGTCACCTGTTGCAATGATACCTTCTTGGACATTTTTGCCCATCTCTTTTGCAACCTCTTTTGAAAGGGCTATCAGTTCTTTGTCTGCTTCCACATATACAGCACCCTCGGGCACATATCCAAAAGGATGTCCAAAGGCTGTAATGTCAAGATCGTGCTGAGCAAGTTTTGTTGCTACAATCAAGTCACCTATTTTGAGTTTTGGCGATATTGCCCCGGCAACCCCCGAAAACAAAAGTGTTGTTGCTCCAAAATGTTCACACATGGTTGTAGCCGTCAGTGTTGAAAAGACTTTTCCAATCTTTGAGTAGGCAATAATAAGACCAACCCCTTGGTAATCTGCTTCGTAGTAAGTGTTTCCTGCATATTTTGTTGTTTTGTATGTACCGACTTTTTCTAAAATCGGTGCGATTTCTTCAGGCATTGCACCCATTATTGCTATTGTCATATTTATTCCTCGATTGTAAATGTCTGTATTGATTTTTCAAACAGTGGCAGCTGATGCACTCTTTTGCCCTCTCTTTGAACGATACAGCTTCCGCCCCAAAAGCCAAGTCCGTCTTCAAATCCTACACGGTTGACAAAAAGAAGCTCTGCACTGCACTCTTTTGCAACATTGCTGATAATTCCATACCATTTGTCTTGAATATCCAAAGATTTTTCATTAAATCCGCGAGCCGGGGATGCCACAAGAACGATAATCAAGTCCGGATCAAGTCTGGTGAGTTCTTCATGCACACTGCTGTGCCATAAATCCTCACAGATAAGCATCGAAACTTTTTTTCTCACCGCAACAAAAGACTCAAATGTGTCACCGCCTTCAAAATAGCGGGCTTCTTCAAACATTCCGTAATTTGGTAGATGGACTTTTATATGCTTGGAGAGAAGTTTTCCTCCGCTGTAGTACAACGCTGTATTTCTAAAAACATTCCCGTCTTTGAGTGCTGCGCCGACAACAATATCAATATCTTTGCTCAACTCTTCAAAAACGCTCAGTTCTTCAGGTAAATAGGCATCTTCAAAAAGTTTATCCTGAAGCAAATACCCGCTTAAAGAGAGTTCAGGAAAGACTATAAGATCTGAACTCTCTTTGACACTGTTTATACATGTAACAGCGTCATTGAGATTTGTACGGTTTAACTTCGGTGAAGTTTGTGCAAGTGTGACTCTCATATTAAGAGCAAACTTCCTCTTTCACTTTTTGCAATGATGCCATATCTGATATATTGAGTGTTTTCAACTCTTTTGCAATTCTTCTGTTGAGGCCTTTTAGTACAACTCCGTTACCAAACTCTATGGCCAGATCAACTTCAGGTGCTATCGCCTGAATAGACTGTTTGTATTTTACCGGTTTTACAAGCTGCTCTTTTAAAAGGTCAACTGCTTCGGCTTTTGTACTGTAGGGTTTTGTTGTAACATTTGAAATCACAGGGGCTTCAAAAGTATCTTGTATCTGTGTCTGCATAATTTCAGCAAGAGGTTCCTGTGCAGGTGCCAATATATCACAGTGTGATGCAACAGACATATTTAAAAGTAAGGCCCGTTTTGCACCTGCTTCTTTAAAAGTCTGTTCCATTGATGCCAAATCTTCTTTATTTCCCGCAACTACAAGTTGTCCATCCTGGTTATAATTGGCAGGCCATACCTGCTTACCTTCATTTTGTGCATCACTACAAATTTTTTCCACACTTGCATCATCAAGACCGACAATAGCCATCATCCCTGCATTTTTTCCTTCACAGGCTTCTTGCATAAAAGCACCGCGTTTATGCACAAGTTCTACAGCATCTACATAATCAATAGCGCCTGCTGCACATAAAGCAGAAAACTCACCCAGAGAGTGTCCTAAAAAAAGTTCGGCTTTGGTGTCAGGGCAAGCTTCTTTGAAAAGTCTGTATGCTATCATCTGAACAAGTAAAATTGCCGGCTGTGTATAGGCCGTTTGCCCCAGTTTTTCATTTTCTTCAAAAATAAGTTCTTTAAAATCCACACCGATTCTTTCACCGGCTTTCTCAAACATTTCACGTGCAATTTCAGAATTTTCATAAAAATCTTTTCCCATGCCAACTGCCTGAGAACCCTGTCCTGCAAATATCATAGCTATTTTTTTCATATTTTTCCTTCTAAATATTTTTTATTTTCTGTTATCTTTTTTCGTAATGTGTTTCTGTTTAAACCCAAACTTTCAGCTAACTGTACCTGTGATTTAAACTTATGCAGACCTGCTTTGAGAAGCGGTACTTCATAAAGATATAAATAGTTTCTATAATCACTCTTGGAGCCAAGTTTGTCGTAAAGATAATGTTCAATAATATCCATTAGCTCATTGTCTTGAATATCCTGAAGTAAATAATTTATCATCACCTGTCTTTTTAAAGAGATGCCATTTTGAGACAAATCAGGTTTGAAATTACTTACGTCAAAGTTACTGCACTCACCAAACAACACAATGGCTTCGCTCACAAACTTTTCGATTAATGCTTTGACATCTTCCATTCTCTCTCGTAAAGGAGGAATATTAAACTTCACACTAAAAAGCTCATCAATGGCCCGGTGGGAAAAAGAGTCTTTTGCCGTTGCTATAACTCTTACATTGTTTTCTTTTACAGCCTGTGCCAAACGTTCAATATTGGGTGAATTGTCAAGATTTGTGATTATGATAGCTTGTGTGTTTTCTAAAGAAAGAAGCAGC
Encoded proteins:
- a CDS encoding Spy/CpxP family protein refolding chaperone, with the translated sequence MRIILIFLMIFNFAFADHNDKYENKEHFFKDLSYLHLKNDQKKYIQVILINAKKRLKNMKKLENSTNKTLKKLFLEDDFDEEEASRVLNIYEAEEVKLHIDTLKKIHKILNNEQRRQFSRYLKEWEFE
- a CDS encoding diheme cytochrome c, encoding MKKIVILMICNGLVFAGGMAYNQVTDFREKKSNSKEKALYINECGSCHMPYQPQFLPKKSWIKMMKNLDNHFKTDATVEPEDYKNLKDFLLKNASDSKESKRVGKYYRKIANSIPKHKTLLRISNAPYFQKEHREFPKKYITQKEVKSIANCIACHKDAEKGTYQERSIFIPNYGRWDD
- a CDS encoding HAMP domain-containing histidine kinase, yielding MNIQKKLFIFFAFNGVLFLAISSFLYLQNNKKQELLIDKIYLNSANTILKYITKEQNTQLKNYLLSQNLQEIKNLKNYKVTYSKDLVLSKLAIVKKENTKYLIVEYLDEKRIFFSKLYQKFKKENYILLVFFLIIFILNITLFILINRLFKPIKLLTQRMLDFVSLSKNTSNFDEIQELNIAFSIMTQKINTLLMQHKDLLRDMGHELKTPIARGKFIIQKIEQENLKVELNAVFNELNSLTSTILNTQLLSKENMKISNFDIDSILLESLQRVGASEDEVEIQKRNELNFQADFSYLILAFKNLIENGLKYKINDKLYIIIKEDRIIFKNRAKRLKKEFEYYLKPFSQEDKNSEGFGIGLSLVQKIATLHNFQLNYYYKNDFIHFEMIVKKSMKSAKRE
- a CDS encoding RDD family protein, producing MKKNIRYAGFWIRFFASFFDTLFLALPVGIIIYFVSDGNWFDFSQYQHNIQMAMNGNMHALDQQPHTSLTWEFVFEISVLLVTILFWEKWHGATPGKKFLHVKIVDAFTCKDINNKQAITRSLAYIPSLLLFGLGFLMVAFRKDKRGLHDLIAGTIVIYEEEATPHS
- a CDS encoding 5'-methylthioadenosine/adenosylhomocysteine nucleosidase, with translation MTIAIMGAMPEEIAPILEKVGTYKTTKYAGNTYYEADYQGVGLIIAYSKIGKVFSTLTATTMCEHFGATTLLFSGVAGAISPKLKIGDLIVATKLAQHDLDITAFGHPFGYVPEGAVYVEADKELIALSKEVAKEMGKNVQEGIIATGDQFVADEKRKNWIGETFHADALEMEGASVAVVCDALDVPFFILRAISDAADMDASFSFDEFLETSAVESAEFIMKMVDKLVG
- a CDS encoding Fis family transcriptional regulator produces the protein MKRVVVEQVAAAVVDVTKFLTACEASSQAKKTATLLKTLTVNALITGEIGVGKKTLASFILPDAFVIDASNFDELLLSLENTQAIIITNLDNSPNIERLAQAVKENNVRVIATAKDSFSHRAIDELFSVKFNIPPLRERMEDVKALIEKFVSEAIVLFGECSNFDVSNFKPDLSQNGISLKRQVMINYLLQDIQDNELMDIIEHYLYDKLGSKSDYRNYLYLYEVPLLKAGLHKFKSQVQLAESLGLNRNTLRKKITENKKYLEGKI
- a CDS encoding cytochrome b/b6 domain-containing protein, whose product is MKAYIWPLPNRVFHTLIVLFVAISWITSEWDNYLDIHAIFGIAVGLLILFRIVWGFIGPEYSKFSTWPLHIDELWEFAKNFLNPKKYAGHNPAASFVLLSILVVGILVVLSGLLAYGVQEGKGLFSFLHDTFFQKMEVFEELHEFITNIFFLLIFAHLSGVMIDRLLHPKTQTLKSIVTGYKSIEATSVRLNSLQKLFASLFFIGLSIFFSYSISGQNIFIKSKYKEIEYEKHSAIFVEECAACHTLYPPFLLPKSSWKQLMKQKELENHFGDDASLNEEDRISILNFLVKNSAEFSTKESANYILNSLKEKKKYIIAITDTPYWKKRHKNIDKNIFSSKEVKSKANCKACHTKVERGLLEDNQIKIPNGA
- a CDS encoding tRNA 2-thiocytidine biosynthesis TtcA family protein, with the translated sequence MSKLGKTNAEFALIEEGDKILVGLSGGKDSLTMIHAMKEQQRRAPFDFEFIAVTVSYGMGENFEKLSAHCREHGIKHIVKETQTYDLAKEKIRKNSSFCSFFSRMRRGYLYSVAKELGCNKVALGHHMDDAAESFFMNFIYNGQMRSLAPKYTAQNGLVVIRPLIQMRERQLRAFVQDNGIEAIGDEACPAMRFDVKMPYARAQMKEMLASMEKEHPQLFTSLNAAFKNISVESFFMSEE
- a CDS encoding DUF1924 domain-containing protein — encoded protein: MKKILLTFGILSITLYANPINSYMETLKVQAKKENQNFSDFSAVRGKEIFFKELIGKREKKVSCASCHTNDLTKTGENIFTGKKIKPLSPKVNPKRFTNVKKVKKWLRRNFKDVYKREGTALEKGDVLYFMMGVQK
- a CDS encoding response regulator transcription factor, producing the protein MSKNIMLIEDDKKMQELIQEYLENFGFNLSVFGEPKEALDELFSKQSFYDLVVLDLMLPNMDGFDVCKIIKNTVDIPIIISSARGDIGNKIYGYELGADDYLAKPYNPRELVLKVETLLKRYKKSNSFKINNLTIDEINRTVKIKDYKVDLTKAEFDILLFLIKHTNSICSREQIATAIGLPIDTKKRVIDMHISNIRYKIGDDAKNPEFIKSIWGMGYKFVS
- the fabD gene encoding ACP S-malonyltransferase; protein product: MKKIAMIFAGQGSQAVGMGKDFYENSEIAREMFEKAGERIGVDFKELIFEENEKLGQTAYTQPAILLVQMIAYRLFKEACPDTKAELFLGHSLGEFSALCAAGAIDYVDAVELVHKRGAFMQEACEGKNAGMMAIVGLDDASVEKICSDAQNEGKQVWPANYNQDGQLVVAGNKEDLASMEQTFKEAGAKRALLLNMSVASHCDILAPAQEPLAEIMQTQIQDTFEAPVISNVTTKPYSTKAEAVDLLKEQLVKPVKYKQSIQAIAPEVDLAIEFGNGVVLKGLNRRIAKELKTLNISDMASLQKVKEEVCS
- a CDS encoding nitrilase-related carbon-nitrogen hydrolase yields the protein MRVTLAQTSPKLNRTNLNDAVTCINSVKESSDLIVFPELSLSGYLLQDKLFEDAYLPEELSVFEELSKDIDIVVGAALKDGNVFRNTALYYSGGKLLSKHIKVHLPNYGMFEEARYFEGGDTFESFVAVRKKVSMLICEDLWHSSVHEELTRLDPDLIIVLVASPARGFNEKSLDIQDKWYGIISNVAKECSAELLFVNRVGFEDGLGFWGGSCIVQREGKRVHQLPLFEKSIQTFTIEE